A region from the Variovorax sp. V93 genome encodes:
- a CDS encoding PD-(D/E)XK nuclease family protein has translation MNEGHPVQALWCDPAGGVVARIAGAIAQHGLHAARTVVLVPYAQLMGVAHGMWSRCGSPGFAPRFETTRNWARSAGGFLPTGYDIAFDMARDLVTAQALLSQAGFAAERFALAGRVVELAYQLAPLAAAALPGVRGSEWAQRAAQVADAGSESEWFRIESALIRVAMAWAANSGYATDVLLRDTVRAQVDALIVLEGFQADPLTQTLCSLWGDRAIHLSLVPTSPAAATAAAHVAADPEDEAELAAACVLRHLAEGRAPVALIATDRALTRRIGAQLQAQGVTAHDETGWKLSTTRAAATVMSALRACAHDAGSDQVLEWLKSGADGDALAVQALESRLRREGVREWSAWCGRAARSEKPQDIALLPFTEAIEGRRMAMARSRPLAEWLRAVRELLEAGEQWEPLAADMAGAKVIGALWLDADVHGEDDEFPGGRHTLAEFTAWVRDVLEDASFVPPAGGEAPQVVVLPLHQLLGRAFGAVVIPGCDDRRLPASPEPPGNWSAAQRAELGLPARETLEAAQRSAWAAALCNPNCEVLWRQSDASGEPVRPSPLVQALQLDHALQMMADPRTPREVALQPTAYPTPSGALLPLRNISTSVYEDLRRCPYRFFALRQLGLRSADELDAEVDKRDFGNWLHAVLGHFHEALQEKPTSDAAERAAYISAAAERATREFGLSDAEFLPFAAAWPAVRDGYLQWLAGHEASGAVFAESEPWMEQPLGNLQLVGRLDRIDRMPDGQAFVIDYKTESAAVTKERVKDPTEDTQLAFYAALVADDTLRAAYVNVGEKSSGTQTVEQPVVVEARDALVAGILDDFTRIAQGAALPPLGEGAVCDYCAARGLCRKDFWEIEQPVLSSPTEGGPAK, from the coding sequence ATGAACGAAGGCCACCCCGTCCAGGCCCTGTGGTGCGACCCCGCCGGCGGCGTCGTCGCGCGTATCGCTGGCGCCATTGCGCAGCACGGGCTGCATGCGGCGCGCACCGTGGTGCTGGTGCCGTATGCGCAATTGATGGGTGTGGCCCACGGCATGTGGTCGCGCTGCGGCAGCCCGGGCTTCGCGCCGCGCTTCGAGACCACGCGCAACTGGGCGCGCAGCGCGGGCGGCTTCCTGCCCACGGGCTACGACATTGCTTTCGACATGGCGCGCGACCTGGTCACGGCCCAGGCGCTGCTGTCGCAGGCCGGCTTTGCCGCCGAACGCTTCGCGCTGGCCGGGCGTGTGGTCGAGTTGGCCTACCAGCTGGCGCCCCTGGCGGCGGCCGCGCTGCCCGGGGTACGCGGCAGCGAATGGGCGCAGCGCGCGGCCCAGGTGGCCGATGCGGGCAGCGAGTCGGAATGGTTCCGCATCGAGAGCGCGCTGATCCGCGTCGCGATGGCCTGGGCCGCCAATTCGGGCTATGCCACCGACGTGCTGCTGCGCGACACGGTGCGTGCGCAGGTCGATGCGCTGATCGTGCTCGAAGGCTTCCAGGCCGATCCACTCACGCAGACACTCTGCAGCCTGTGGGGCGATCGCGCCATCCATCTCTCGCTGGTGCCCACAAGCCCTGCGGCCGCTACGGCAGCCGCGCATGTCGCCGCCGATCCGGAAGACGAAGCCGAACTGGCGGCCGCCTGCGTGCTGCGGCACCTGGCCGAAGGCCGCGCGCCGGTGGCACTGATCGCGACCGACCGGGCGCTCACGCGGCGCATCGGCGCGCAGCTGCAGGCGCAGGGTGTCACGGCGCACGACGAAACCGGCTGGAAGCTTTCCACCACGCGCGCCGCCGCCACCGTGATGAGCGCGCTGCGCGCCTGCGCGCACGACGCCGGCAGCGACCAGGTGCTCGAATGGCTCAAGAGCGGCGCCGACGGCGATGCGCTCGCCGTCCAGGCGCTCGAATCCCGGCTGCGGCGCGAAGGCGTGCGCGAGTGGTCCGCCTGGTGCGGCCGGGCCGCGCGCAGCGAGAAGCCGCAGGACATCGCGCTGCTGCCGTTCACCGAAGCCATCGAAGGCCGCCGCATGGCCATGGCCCGCTCGAGGCCCCTGGCCGAATGGCTGCGCGCCGTGCGCGAACTGCTGGAGGCCGGGGAGCAATGGGAACCGCTCGCAGCCGACATGGCCGGCGCCAAGGTGATCGGCGCCTTGTGGCTCGATGCCGATGTCCATGGCGAAGACGACGAATTTCCCGGCGGACGCCACACGCTGGCCGAGTTCACGGCCTGGGTGCGCGACGTGCTCGAAGATGCGAGCTTCGTGCCGCCCGCCGGCGGCGAGGCGCCGCAGGTGGTGGTGCTGCCGCTGCATCAATTGCTGGGCCGCGCGTTCGGCGCGGTGGTCATTCCCGGTTGCGACGACCGGCGCCTGCCCGCATCGCCCGAGCCGCCCGGCAATTGGAGCGCCGCGCAGCGCGCCGAACTGGGCCTGCCCGCGCGCGAGACGCTCGAGGCCGCGCAACGCTCTGCATGGGCCGCGGCCCTGTGCAATCCGAATTGCGAAGTGCTGTGGCGCCAGTCCGATGCGAGCGGCGAGCCGGTCCGCCCCAGCCCGCTGGTGCAGGCGCTGCAGCTCGACCACGCCCTGCAAATGATGGCGGACCCGCGCACGCCGCGCGAGGTGGCGCTGCAGCCGACCGCCTACCCGACGCCGTCGGGGGCGCTGCTGCCATTGCGCAACATCTCCACCAGCGTCTACGAAGACCTGCGCCGCTGTCCCTACCGCTTCTTCGCGCTGCGGCAACTGGGCCTGCGCAGCGCCGACGAGCTCGATGCCGAGGTCGACAAGCGCGACTTCGGCAACTGGCTGCATGCCGTGCTGGGCCATTTCCATGAGGCGCTGCAAGAGAAGCCAACCAGCGATGCCGCTGAGCGTGCAGCGTACATCAGCGCGGCGGCCGAGCGCGCCACGCGCGAGTTCGGACTGTCCGATGCCGAGTTCCTGCCGTTCGCGGCGGCATGGCCGGCGGTGCGCGACGGCTACCTCCAATGGCTTGCCGGGCACGAGGCGAGCGGCGCCGTGTTCGCTGAATCCGAACCCTGGATGGAACAGCCGCTGGGCAACCTGCAACTGGTCGGCCGGCTCGACCGCATCGACCGCATGCCGGACGGCCAGGCCTTCGTGATCGACTACAAGACCGAATCGGCCGCGGTGACCAAGGAGCGCGTGAAGGATCCAACCGAGGACACGCAGCTCGCCTTCTATGCCGCGCTGGTGGCCGACGACACCTTGCGCGCGGCCTACGTCAACGTCGGCGAGAAGTCGTCCGGCACGCAGACCGTCGAGCAGCCCGTGGTGGTGGAGGCGCGCGATGCGCTGGTGGCCGGCATCCTCGACGACTTCACCCGCATTGCCCAGGGCGCGGCGCTGCCGCCGCTGGGGGAGGGCGCAGTCTGCGACTACTGCGCGGCACGCGGGCTTTGCAGAAAAGATTTCTGGGAGATCGAACAGCCTGTACTTTCGTCTCCGACCGAGGGAGGGCCTGCGAAATGA
- a CDS encoding UvrD-helicase domain-containing protein: protein MNGAAYEHNGRHVTREAFYTVACDPRRSVAVEACAGAGKTWMLVSRILRALLEEGESACEPHEILAITFTKKAAGEMRERLDQWLEQFAERSPEELVRELVIRGVEPDAALAAVPRLQGLYRRLLEGGRPVQFRTFHAWFAGLLRNAPLAVLRELGLPANYELLEDDAEARSRTWRPFFEAVTADKEALADYYAVVATYGRSQTAKALGEALTRRVEFSLSDPVSAVQHFSALHPSLEGLDEPTGALRGEQVRRRWLDRAAALGREANKTPQKAAEAIIDVFGNGEPPQESLPAALAHLRKNFFVATEDRLNKNLQKYPAAQEAEAELQTLCAAQAQHAAWLYQQRMTRLTRLLISAFAEVKRAHGWVDMNDVEQAAQLLLGQSALSGWVQERLDARIAHLLIDEFQDTNPLQWQALYGWLSAYTGAGGKAPRVFIVGDPKQSIYRFRRAEPQVFIAAKRFVREGLGGELLNCDHTHRNARAVVGLVNQSMLAAQDAGEFDGYRAHTTERSDAGDLLKLPPIDRGALDTTAEAAPADDGMLHWRDSLVTPRVLPEEQLLQKECEQAARWVAQRIADGTPPRQIMVLARRRNRLSAMQDALRQRHIPVQQPEKNELHDAPEVQDVVALIDALVSPAHDLSLARALKSPLFGISDEALVQLALRQREHSSSSWFALIQKGEGLPAELAEAGVRLRQWQRWLAALPPHDALSAIFHDGDVLARFGAAMPSAMRQSALANLRGLLAASLEIEGARFATPYALVRALRAGGVRAPSVAVPDAVQLLTVHGAKGLEADTVLMLDCDAPPPRAQTMGVLVEWKGSDSAPTRFVFLASEKTPPGCAATLLEEEQRARHREELNGLYVATTRARERLVLSSVQPARANEGSWWSRLESMCEPVEADEPLLALPVETGAGNFSMKKMPVLASAAKEAPATRQAAGATVDARAAAFGQAMHRLLEWALPGEALPPAHVRAAAREFMLDAQQARGAAVLAERIRAGAGAWAWDERMIDWHGNEVTLVHEGETLRIDRLVRERASGAWWILDYKSATRPERDAELIAQMQRYRAAVQHAYPGALVRAAFLTGQGELVTLE, encoded by the coding sequence ATGAACGGCGCCGCCTACGAACACAACGGCCGGCACGTCACGCGCGAGGCCTTCTACACCGTCGCCTGCGATCCGCGTCGCTCGGTGGCCGTCGAAGCCTGCGCCGGCGCGGGCAAGACCTGGATGCTGGTGTCGCGCATCCTGCGTGCGCTGCTCGAGGAAGGCGAATCCGCCTGCGAGCCGCACGAGATCCTGGCCATCACCTTCACCAAGAAGGCCGCCGGCGAAATGCGCGAGCGGCTCGACCAATGGCTCGAGCAGTTCGCCGAGCGCAGCCCCGAGGAGCTGGTGCGCGAACTCGTGATCCGCGGCGTCGAGCCCGATGCCGCGCTGGCCGCCGTGCCGCGCCTGCAAGGCCTCTACAGGCGCCTGCTCGAAGGCGGCCGGCCGGTGCAGTTCCGCACCTTCCACGCCTGGTTCGCGGGCCTGCTGCGCAACGCGCCGCTGGCGGTGCTGCGCGAGCTCGGCCTGCCCGCGAACTACGAGCTGCTCGAGGACGATGCCGAGGCGCGCTCGCGCACCTGGCGCCCCTTCTTCGAAGCGGTGACGGCCGACAAGGAGGCGCTGGCCGACTACTACGCCGTCGTCGCCACCTATGGCCGGTCGCAGACCGCCAAGGCCCTGGGCGAAGCGCTCACGCGCCGGGTCGAGTTCTCGCTGTCCGACCCGGTGTCGGCGGTGCAGCATTTCAGCGCGCTTCATCCCTCGCTCGAGGGACTGGACGAACCGACCGGCGCATTGCGCGGGGAGCAGGTTCGGCGCCGCTGGCTCGACCGTGCCGCCGCACTCGGCCGCGAAGCCAACAAGACGCCGCAGAAAGCGGCCGAGGCGATCATCGACGTGTTCGGCAATGGCGAACCGCCGCAGGAGTCGCTCCCTGCCGCGCTCGCGCACCTGCGCAAGAACTTCTTCGTCGCCACCGAAGACCGGCTCAACAAGAACCTGCAGAAATACCCCGCCGCACAAGAAGCCGAGGCCGAGCTCCAGACTCTGTGCGCCGCGCAGGCCCAGCATGCGGCCTGGCTCTACCAGCAGCGCATGACGCGCCTCACGCGCCTTCTGATCTCCGCCTTCGCCGAGGTCAAGCGTGCCCACGGCTGGGTCGACATGAACGACGTCGAACAGGCCGCGCAATTGCTGCTGGGCCAGTCGGCGCTGTCGGGCTGGGTGCAGGAGCGGCTCGATGCGCGCATCGCGCACCTGCTGATCGACGAGTTCCAGGACACCAATCCGCTGCAGTGGCAGGCGCTCTACGGCTGGCTCAGCGCCTACACCGGCGCGGGCGGCAAGGCGCCGCGCGTCTTCATCGTGGGCGACCCGAAGCAGAGCATCTACCGCTTCCGCCGCGCCGAGCCGCAGGTCTTCATCGCCGCGAAGAGATTCGTGCGCGAAGGGCTGGGCGGCGAGCTGCTCAATTGCGACCACACCCACCGCAACGCGCGCGCGGTGGTCGGCCTGGTCAACCAGTCCATGCTGGCCGCGCAGGACGCCGGCGAGTTCGACGGCTACCGCGCGCACACCACCGAGCGCAGCGACGCGGGCGATCTGCTCAAGCTCCCGCCCATCGACCGCGGCGCCCTCGATACCACAGCCGAGGCCGCGCCCGCGGACGACGGCATGCTGCACTGGCGCGACAGCCTCGTCACGCCGCGGGTGCTGCCCGAAGAGCAGTTGCTGCAAAAGGAATGCGAGCAGGCCGCGCGCTGGGTCGCGCAGCGCATTGCCGACGGCACGCCGCCGCGCCAGATCATGGTGCTGGCGCGCCGCCGCAACCGGCTGTCCGCCATGCAGGACGCGCTGCGCCAGCGCCACATTCCCGTGCAGCAGCCCGAGAAGAACGAACTGCACGACGCCCCCGAAGTGCAGGACGTGGTGGCGTTGATCGATGCGCTGGTGTCGCCCGCGCACGACCTTTCTCTGGCGCGCGCGCTCAAGTCGCCGCTCTTCGGCATCAGCGACGAGGCGCTGGTGCAGCTGGCGCTGCGCCAGCGCGAGCACTCCTCTTCAAGCTGGTTCGCGCTGATCCAGAAAGGCGAGGGCCTGCCGGCGGAACTGGCCGAGGCCGGCGTCAGGCTCAGGCAGTGGCAGCGCTGGCTCGCCGCATTGCCGCCGCACGATGCGCTCAGTGCGATCTTTCACGATGGCGACGTGCTGGCCAGGTTCGGCGCCGCCATGCCTTCGGCCATGCGCCAGAGCGCGCTGGCCAATCTGCGCGGGTTGCTGGCGGCTTCGCTCGAGATCGAGGGCGCGCGCTTTGCCACGCCCTATGCGCTGGTGCGTGCGCTGCGCGCCGGCGGCGTCAGGGCGCCTTCCGTCGCCGTGCCCGATGCGGTGCAACTGCTCACCGTGCACGGTGCCAAGGGCCTGGAAGCCGACACCGTGCTCATGCTCGACTGCGACGCGCCGCCGCCGCGCGCCCAGACCATGGGCGTGCTGGTTGAATGGAAGGGCAGCGACAGCGCGCCCACGCGCTTCGTGTTCCTGGCAAGCGAAAAAACGCCGCCGGGTTGCGCGGCCACCCTGCTCGAGGAAGAACAGCGCGCGCGCCATCGCGAGGAGCTCAACGGCCTCTACGTCGCGACCACGCGGGCGCGCGAGCGCCTCGTGCTGTCGTCGGTGCAGCCGGCCCGGGCCAACGAGGGCAGCTGGTGGTCGCGGCTCGAATCGATGTGCGAGCCCGTTGAAGCCGACGAGCCGCTGCTCGCGCTGCCCGTGGAGACCGGGGCCGGAAATTTCTCGATGAAGAAGATGCCCGTCCTCGCATCTGCGGCCAAGGAAGCACCGGCCACCAGGCAAGCCGCAGGCGCTACCGTCGATGCGCGGGCTGCGGCCTTCGGCCAGGCGATGCACCGGCTGCTCGAATGGGCCCTTCCGGGCGAGGCACTGCCGCCCGCGCACGTGCGCGCCGCGGCCCGCGAATTCATGCTCGACGCGCAACAGGCGCGCGGCGCTGCAGTGCTGGCCGAGCGCATCCGCGCGGGCGCCGGCGCCTGGGCGTGGGATGAGCGCATGATCGACTGGCACGGCAACGAAGTGACGCTGGTCCACGAAGGCGAGACGCTGCGCATCGACCGCCTGGTGCGCGAGCGCGCCAGCGGTGCCTGGTGGATCCTCGACTACAAATCCGCTACGCGCCCCGAACGGGACGCGGAATTGATCGCACAGATGCAGCGCTACCGCGCGGCCGTGCAACATGCCTATCCCGGTGCCTTGGTGCGCGCCGCGTTCCTGACCGGGCAGGGCGAACTGGTAACTCTCGAATGA
- a CDS encoding TIGR03862 family flavoprotein — protein sequence MTLSQTVAVIGGGPAGLMAAEVLSASGVQVHVYDAMPSVGRKFLLAGRGGMNLTHSEPFDLFMSRFGERRAQLEPMLARFGPQQVREWAAGLGIETFVGTSGRVFPTDMKAAPLLRAWLHRLRAAGVQFHMRHRWLGDASPDTASLRFATPTGEAIAKADAVVLALGGASWARLGSDGAWAPWLQARGIDVAPLLPANCGFDGTGWSEHFASRFAGQPFKSVAIAFTDSQGRRFARKGEFVATATGIEGSLIYAASALLRDEIAAHGSATLLLDLLPDRSAEQVLAAVKHPRGARSLSSHLKSRLGLEGIKAGVLHEALSREAMQDPVQLAATIKAVPLRLVATRPIDEAISTAGGVRFEALDERLMASAAPGVFVAGEMLDWEAPTGGYLLTASMASGAAAARGAIERLGL from the coding sequence ATGACTCTTTCCCAAACCGTCGCCGTGATCGGCGGCGGACCGGCCGGCCTGATGGCGGCCGAAGTCCTGAGCGCGTCCGGCGTGCAGGTGCACGTCTACGACGCCATGCCCTCGGTGGGCCGCAAGTTCCTGCTGGCCGGCCGCGGCGGGATGAACCTTACGCACTCGGAGCCCTTCGACCTGTTCATGAGCCGCTTCGGCGAGCGCCGTGCGCAGCTCGAACCGATGCTCGCGCGCTTCGGTCCGCAGCAGGTGCGTGAATGGGCGGCCGGCCTCGGCATCGAGACCTTCGTCGGCACCTCGGGCCGCGTGTTTCCGACCGACATGAAGGCCGCCCCGCTGCTGCGCGCCTGGCTGCACCGGTTGCGCGCGGCGGGCGTGCAGTTCCATATGCGCCACCGCTGGCTCGGTGACGCATCGCCCGACACCGCCTCGCTGCGCTTCGCCACTCCGACGGGCGAGGCCATCGCGAAGGCCGATGCGGTGGTGCTCGCCCTGGGTGGTGCGAGCTGGGCGCGGCTGGGCTCGGATGGGGCGTGGGCGCCGTGGCTGCAGGCGCGCGGGATCGACGTCGCGCCGCTGCTGCCTGCCAACTGCGGTTTCGACGGGACAGGGTGGAGCGAACATTTCGCGAGCCGTTTCGCGGGCCAGCCCTTCAAGTCGGTTGCGATTGCGTTCACCGACAGCCAGGGGCGTCGCTTTGCGCGCAAGGGCGAATTCGTGGCAACCGCGACCGGCATCGAAGGCAGCCTGATCTATGCGGCATCGGCCTTGCTGCGCGACGAGATCGCCGCGCACGGCAGCGCGACGCTGCTCCTCGATCTGCTGCCCGACCGCAGCGCCGAGCAGGTGCTGGCCGCTGTGAAGCATCCGCGCGGCGCCCGCTCGCTCAGCAGCCATCTGAAGAGCCGGCTCGGGCTGGAAGGCATCAAGGCCGGCGTGCTGCACGAGGCGCTCAGCCGCGAAGCCATGCAAGACCCCGTGCAGCTGGCGGCAACGATCAAGGCCGTGCCGCTGCGGCTGGTCGCGACCCGGCCCATCGACGAAGCCATCAGCACCGCAGGCGGCGTGCGCTTCGAGGCGCTCGACGAACGGCTCATGGCCAGCGCGGCGCCGGGCGTGTTCGTGGCAGGAGAAATGCTCGACTGGGAGGCGCCGACCGGCGGCTACCTGCTGACAGCCTCGATGGCCAGCGGGGCGGCTGCGGCGCGCGGCGCGATCGAGCGGCTGGGTCTTTGA
- a CDS encoding galactose oxidase-like domain-containing protein, with product MTSVPSPRAARGLAYASLVFLVWSGGDAGSGARAQGANPTLAGTSASASKPVPPDGQPASLTSPSPGTKFASRSATFVWTNTGANQYGLTILSASSATPVVDTSTSATTLTVTNLPIDGAGLVVRLRSRFKGKWLPANEYLFTAAGYTAAQSTAAVKPWSDPIALPLVPASAANLPDGKLLLWAARSPNSFSTSSSEAYTYTTVFDPVTRSSSPLSITATGHQMFCPGLSMLADGSVLVSGGSDATKTSIYDPALGGWAAGAQLGIARAYQASTTMSDGSVFTVGGSWNGGQGGKYGEVWSAATRTWRTLSGVPANMPDASNVANPPLAGPDAAGVYRGDNHMWLFGAADGWVFHAGPAAAMHWIDTRGSGAILQAGPRSDDPYAMTASAVMYDIGKILKLGGAPNHDSGDAFKTAYIIDISAGAPTAPTVRKLSPMAYGRTFVNSVVLPNGEVFVIGGQTQPVPFSDSYSVLAAELWSPGLESFITVPPMQKPRNYHSVALLLPDGRVLAGGGGLCDCVGDHPDAEIYTPPYLLTSDGSPASRPAITAAPASATWGSQIAVATDRAAAHFALVRMASATHSVNTDQRRIPLAFTGTAGNYQLGIPADRGTVLPGNYMLFALDSSGVPSVARTINIR from the coding sequence ATGACCAGCGTTCCATCGCCGCGCGCCGCGCGCGGGCTTGCTTATGCATCCCTGGTGTTCCTGGTTTGGTCCGGCGGTGACGCAGGAAGCGGCGCCCGCGCGCAGGGCGCGAATCCGACGCTGGCGGGCACGTCCGCATCGGCAAGCAAGCCGGTGCCGCCAGACGGACAGCCGGCCTCCCTCACCAGTCCGTCCCCCGGCACCAAGTTCGCCAGCCGCAGCGCGACCTTCGTCTGGACCAACACGGGTGCCAACCAGTACGGCTTGACGATCCTGTCGGCCTCTTCGGCGACACCCGTGGTGGACACATCGACCAGCGCGACAACGCTGACGGTGACAAACCTTCCCATAGACGGCGCGGGACTCGTGGTCCGGCTGCGCTCCCGATTCAAGGGAAAGTGGCTGCCGGCCAACGAGTACCTGTTCACGGCGGCCGGCTACACCGCGGCGCAATCGACCGCCGCAGTGAAGCCCTGGTCCGATCCGATCGCATTGCCGCTCGTGCCCGCGTCGGCCGCGAACCTGCCGGACGGCAAGCTGCTGCTGTGGGCTGCCCGCTCGCCCAACAGCTTCAGCACGAGCAGCAGCGAGGCCTACACCTACACCACGGTGTTCGATCCTGTCACGCGAAGCTCCAGCCCGTTGTCGATCACGGCGACCGGCCACCAGATGTTCTGCCCCGGCCTGAGCATGCTGGCCGATGGCAGCGTGCTGGTCAGCGGCGGCAGCGATGCGACCAAGACCTCGATCTACGACCCGGCGCTGGGCGGCTGGGCGGCGGGGGCGCAACTCGGTATCGCACGTGCCTACCAGGCGAGCACGACGATGTCCGACGGCTCTGTGTTCACAGTCGGCGGGTCGTGGAACGGCGGGCAGGGCGGCAAGTACGGCGAGGTGTGGTCGGCCGCCACCAGGACCTGGCGCACGCTGTCCGGCGTACCGGCCAACATGCCCGATGCGAGCAATGTCGCGAACCCGCCGCTGGCCGGCCCGGACGCGGCCGGGGTCTACCGGGGCGACAACCACATGTGGCTGTTCGGCGCCGCCGACGGCTGGGTATTCCACGCCGGTCCCGCGGCGGCAATGCATTGGATCGACACACGCGGCAGCGGCGCGATCCTGCAGGCCGGTCCACGCAGCGACGACCCCTATGCCATGACCGCCAGCGCCGTGATGTACGACATCGGCAAGATCCTCAAGCTCGGCGGCGCGCCCAACCACGACAGCGGCGACGCCTTCAAGACCGCCTACATCATCGACATCAGCGCGGGCGCGCCGACGGCACCCACGGTGCGCAAGCTCTCGCCGATGGCCTATGGCCGAACCTTTGTCAACAGCGTGGTGCTGCCTAACGGCGAGGTGTTCGTGATAGGCGGGCAGACGCAGCCCGTTCCGTTTTCCGACTCCTACAGCGTGCTGGCCGCCGAGCTGTGGAGCCCGGGGCTGGAGAGCTTCATCACGGTGCCGCCGATGCAGAAACCGCGCAACTATCACAGCGTGGCCCTGCTGCTGCCGGACGGACGCGTGCTGGCGGGCGGCGGCGGGCTGTGCGACTGCGTGGGCGACCACCCTGATGCGGAGATCTACACGCCACCGTACCTGCTGACGAGCGACGGTTCGCCCGCCTCCCGCCCGGCCATCACGGCCGCGCCGGCCAGCGCCACATGGGGGAGCCAGATCGCCGTGGCGACCGACCGTGCGGCGGCCCACTTTGCGCTGGTGCGCATGGCATCGGCCACTCATTCGGTCAACACCGACCAGCGCCGCATCCCGTTGGCGTTCACGGGCACGGCAGGCAACTACCAGTTGGGCATTCCGGCCGACCGCGGCACGGTGCTGCCGGGCAACTACATGCTGTTCGCGCTCGACAGCAGTGGCGTGCCGAGCGTGGCGCGGACCATCAACATCCGGTAG
- a CDS encoding SCO family protein: MNAPRRLLTCRAASLGRRRLLAASALAWLGVPPARANDSTGPVMPAVAAPALPLRRHDGAAPMLAAQLQGSLTAVQLMFTGCSTVCPIQGALFSTLQAALLTERNAAVRLLSLSIDPLADDPAALSAWLRRFGARPTWSAAAPAPEALDSMFRLFTGGAAAGDRHTGQVYLFDRRARLVWRTSELPPAEEVMAGLRQIG, from the coding sequence ATGAACGCGCCTCGCCGCCTCCTAACCTGCCGGGCTGCATCCCTCGGGCGCCGGCGCCTGCTTGCCGCGAGCGCGCTGGCGTGGCTGGGTGTGCCTCCGGCCCGCGCGAACGACAGCACCGGCCCGGTGATGCCGGCGGTGGCGGCCCCGGCCCTGCCGCTGCGGCGCCATGATGGCGCCGCGCCGATGCTCGCGGCGCAGCTCCAAGGCAGCCTGACGGCCGTTCAACTGATGTTCACCGGTTGCAGCACGGTCTGCCCGATTCAGGGGGCCTTGTTCTCGACGCTGCAGGCGGCATTGCTGACCGAGCGCAATGCAGCGGTGCGTCTGCTGTCGCTGAGCATCGATCCGCTGGCCGACGACCCCGCGGCATTGAGCGCTTGGCTGCGGCGTTTTGGCGCAAGACCGACGTGGAGCGCGGCGGCGCCAGCCCCCGAAGCACTCGACTCGATGTTCAGGCTTTTCACGGGAGGCGCGGCAGCGGGCGACCGGCATACCGGCCAGGTTTATCTGTTCGATCGCCGCGCCCGCCTGGTCTGGCGTACCAGCGAACTGCCGCCTGCCGAAGAGGTCATGGCCGGCTTGCGACAGATTGGATAG